The nucleotide sequence GACGTGTAAGCAATGTTCTGGAGAGTAGAGCTTCCGGGGGAACTAACCCAACTTCATTTATAGATTACATTTTACGCGAGTTCAATAAAGATTTCATCGAAGAAAAGTTCGGTTCAGATGCTGGACTGGTATTACAAGTAACTACCGATGGACAGATTAATGACTATCAGATCAAAGATTGCGCAGATTATTTACGTAAACCCAACTTTCCTCGTTTGAAAAAGATCACCATTCATTACATAGGTCCCGAATCCAGCATGAATTTCGGATTAAACGCTATTTTCGGATCGGTAGCAGATCTCAGCTTTACCATAAACGATATCCATGCAGCGAAACCGGTTCCATCGGCCGAAGAGTTGGAAAATTACGAAGATATTTTCTCCTCGGAATTCTTGTCGTTTCTCTGCTCACGTGTGACTGATTTGAAATCATCGAATTTCGAAGCATTCGATCGTCTACGAAGGACTCTCATCGCTAGACTCGATAAGCAACATTCCAACTTGAATAAACCTATATCTCCTAAAGAATACTTCGACCAGAAAGACGCTGCTGGGTTGGAGAACGCCATTAAAGAGAAACTTTTCGCCACCGATCATACCGAGTTCCAGAACTGGAAGAATAAGATTCTGAGCTGTTTCGATAAAGTTTCCAATATCTCGTTGGCTGATTGTCGAGCTCGAGGTGATCTAAACAGCACAGTTCTCACCGAACCCGATGTCGTCGACGATTACGAAAGCGAAGACGTGCTCGTCGAAGATAGCATTACCTTCGTGAACATCAACGAAGGTAAAGTCtgcattttgctgaaattcGACCAACCAGCTTTATTCGAACCGGATTCCAAATACGTTCGGAATCCATTACTCGTATTCCAAGATGAAGATATTCGCTCCAAGCTGATAAAACGATTCGAACTGCATCCTTTATCAATCAGCACCGTCAAACAGCTGGTCAAAGGTAACACGATCGTGTCTCCTTTTACTCGAGATATCTGTCGAGCGTTCATATTAGGTCCTGCTAATACGAACGAGATTAATTTCAATTCAGCTGCTTTGATTTCGTTGTTCAAAAGCGAGAAACAAGATAAAATTTACGGCGACAAAGCGCTCTGGCAATTGGTAATACTGTATTTGCTGAAAACCCACATAGATTCGACCGTGAAAAGAAACGAGAGCGTTACTTGGCCTCGTGACGAACTCCTTCCTTTAGTCAACGTCATCCTCAGAGAGTTCATTCTGAACGAGAAACTACTTTACCATCTTACTCTGCATATAAAAATCCAGCTTCCGGTAGCACGAGTCCCATTATACGTAACATTATGGTATATTATCGCAGTAGCTCCGAACTTCTGTGCTAATAATTCTCGTAATATCCTTCGGTATCCAGGAGCTTCtattttgctgaatttattCGAAGACGCTAACCTAACCGATGTAATTCCCCTCGACGAAGAAAGCCGAATAAAATTACACTTCAGGATGAAACTATGGAAGCTATGGAGTGACATTCTGGGACGTAAGAACGACATCGACCTCGAATTAACCTTCAGAGCAGCCTATCAAAATTACTGCATcgttcaaaataaaatagtccTCCTATCCGGTGCTCGACCAGATGAATTACCACCTCCTGAGATCGTATCCGGCATACCAGCTGCGATTGTGCAAAATATGTGGACTTCGTTGAGCCACCAATCCAAACGTACGGATGCGATTAACGAAAACGTCGATTCGTTGAAaccaccaaaaataatttttgcaccTCATCACGATGATGGTGAATCAGAGGAAGTGTATCATATGCGAATTGACCCGAACACTTTACGTTGCACTGAGATCTGCCCTGTGACCGGAAAACCCTCGATGGAGTGTGCTGGTCCTTTCGATTTCAGATCCGAATCTTACGCCAGGATATTCTCGCTGTTTTGCGAGCGATACGAAAGGTATCCGGAGAGTTCGGATGAGCTGGTTATTCTGCATAATCGTAAAAGAGCTATCCATAACGTTTCCAGCGCGTTTATCGTTAATTATATGAAACACgtgtttgaaatttatcaacCGATTGCTAAAAGTATGACTTGCGAGGAATTCAACGCTAAATATAAGCAGTATGGTGATCTTGTATCGAAAgagaggtataaaaaataaacgaaatgtCGAGAAAATTCGCTTCATATTGTGTTGATTGAAAGACTGATTGTTGTGatattttcttcgtttttttttcgttgtattTTTATACTTCGTTTTGGTTTATTTTCACTGGTTGTTTCTGATTGTGCACAAATGTTTCTcacgattattttttcatgatttttcattgggttatatttttaatattattttaatgagtTGCAAAGCtcacttttcattttacatatttcTATAAACTTTAtgtttttcctccatttttatACGTAAATTTTCGCCTGGTGCTGTCGTCAATCAGAAATATAATATCTCTTCATGAACGTTGTTGAACCTTATTTTGCTATGTAATTggtttgattaaaaattcgttataaattttattactgGTTATTGAGGAGTCGACATTCGTAGAAATGCGAACTTATCGTTCAAATAACAAATCTTCTGTTTTGCTGGTTCATTAAATCATTGCTAATTTATTTATCGTTTCAAAGAACTGCTCGCAAAGCGATGTTTGCAAAATACTCGtgcacgaaaaaattaattgatagaAGCAGAAATCGCAAATATTGTAAACAATTGTTAAGTAGGATGAGGCTTTTTcgttcgaatatttcaattttcaatttatcgttAAATCTGGACACGATTCGATCGGCCACATGACGCCTTTGTatcgaaaatctcaaaaatcatcacCGAATTTTGAGGCTCTAAATTCTTggggaaaaaaacaaatcattttgaaaaatcaaattaaaaaaatatttttgataacaTGTCATCTGATGTGACCAGTCGATCACTCGACTCGAGAACAATCACAAATTGACCTTCTTGGAGTCTCTggagagttttcaattttttctagaaatttcaaatcgctctggaatgGACTAGAAATGAATTATGGCACCTGTAACCTTAATCGGAGCTTATTGGGCACCCTCTCGAacattttcgttttgaaaattcgatttttccattttttctgaaattcattaATAATTGGTAGATAATAATCAGCCAGAGTGACCATTGTCTGGAAGCccgggaaaagtcagggaaattCCGTCGTGTAAAAAAGTAATGGaaacgaatggaaaattttgaaatttcacaccaaattctataaaaactttattttatttcatttttttgtcctgattttttttttttttttttgccaaaacattcaaaaaaagcaGATTGTTACCTTAGCTGTCGTAAACGTCTggtttggtttcaaaattactggaaaaagtcctgttttcgatcgaaattgtcgaaaagtccttgtacgtaaaaattatcaaaaaattccatttcctgtcagaattgtcaaaaaatccaatttttgtcaaaattgctgaaaaatttgagcttttttgcctCTTCAAGTCCAAAAGTATCAATAATTTTCGCTTTAGCTGctcaaaaagttgttttttttttcaaaactgacaaATAAAAATGctggttttttgacaaaacattctggtttttttgctttttatttttcaaaaaaagtccaattagtccggcatatgacaataggagtaattgcacccccccccgccgatcctccgggacaacttttatcttaaaggggacatcctaaggaacattttaaagcaaacttgccaaaaataaagttggccttacttacaaaatggcggccattttgattgacaggtcagccgaaatcgcagattttgggttttaacataggacttgcacaaactttttcaaactttacaaaaggtagatcgaaagatcatgcaaacatttatcacctgtcaaaatttcaagtgctaaagtgaatttttcgatttttggtgaatttttgaaaattgaatttagactaaaaatgagcgaaaaaattaaaattttaccaaattgaccaagacagctaaaatttgggatataccctattttcgacatgccaaatcgattggaaacggtttcaacccgttttgagcggttctggagcctccagcagatttttgaaactcgaaattcccacaaaattccatcaaattggaattgtaaagctcaaatttattctaaaaactaatttcaatacgctacgaagtactgcaggtgaatttgaagtcgttttgaatcctccagcgactttttgaaaattcctgaagcctccagcagatttttgaaactttaaattttcacaaaatttcatcaaatggagatggaaagctgaaatttactctacactccaattataacaccctctgaaaacgacttcaggtgggttcaagtcatttcagggcctccagtgactcttttgaaaattactggagcctccagcagatttttgaaagtttgaattttcacaaaatttcatcaaatggagatgggaagctgaaatttactctacactccgattttaacacccgcaccctctgaagacgacttcaggtgggttcaagtcattttagggcctccaatgactcttttgaaaattactggagcctccaatagatttttgaaacttcaaatttccccaacattaatttatcaaatagagttggcaagctgaaatttacttcgcagactacatggtggtttcaaatgattttgaagcttccagatacttttaggaaatttcaattttacaaaaaaacgtcatacagcctttcaaaatttgctggaggctccaaaacgacttgaaattcaccagcagtcaacttcgtagcgtattgaaattagtttgcagaatgaatttcgactctccatcttagtttgatgaaattttggggaaatattaagtttcaaaaatctactggaggctccagtaattttcaaaaaagtcgttggaggctctaaaatgactttaacccacttgaagtcgtcttcagagggtgttaaaattggagtgtagagtaaatttcacctttccatcaccatttgatgaaattttgtgaaaatttaaagtttcaaaaatctgctggaggcttcaggattttcaaaaagtcgctggaggatccaaaacgacttcaaattcacctgcagtacttcgtagcgtattgaaattagtttttagaataaattttagctttacaacttcaatttgatggaattttgtgggaatttcgagtttcaaaaatctgctggaggctccagaaccgctcaaaacggattgaaaccgtttccaatcaatttggcatgtcgaaaatagggtatatcccaaatttcagctttcttggtcaatttggtaaaattttaattttttccctcatttttggtctaaattcgattttcaaaaattcaccaaaaatcgaaaaatgcactttagcacttgaaattttgacaggtgatgaatgtttgcatgatctttcgatctacttttgtaaagtttgaaaaagtttgtgcaagtcctatgttaaaacgcaaaatctgcgatttcggctgacctgtcaatcaaacggccattttgtaagtaaggccaacttttttttcggcaagtttgctttaaaatgttccttaggatgtcccctttaagaaaaaagttgtcccggaggattggcggggggggggggtggttgcAATTACTCcaattgtcatatgccggactaaatgtTCTGCgataattgctgaaaaatttcttttttccaaaaatcgctaTAATATGGTctcagtttttgtaaaaatgatcaaaaaaattcattttttgctcaaaattatcaaaaagtcttatttttattcaaaatcgtcaaaaatcttgttttttgccaaaattaccaaaaaagtgctgtttttgccaaaaaatttcaaaaagttctgttttctgTCTAAAATATCTGGTTTTGTGTTCAAGCAAAGACCCCTCGTTTTTGCCAATcccatttttcgctaaaatagtcaaatagttctaatttttttgaaaaggtacgtttttctcaaaattatgcCTTATAAAAGTCTTGTTATttgccacaatttttttctggtgtcaataaagttttgtttttggccaaaatttccaaatttgtaaaaGCTCTGTTCTTTGTCAAAAATACAATGctcttgtttttttgctttcatttattcaaaaaaaaaaaaaagaccaatgCTCTACCATAAtaattggaaacaattttctgAAGAAGTCCCAGTTTTTAtaaaagttgtcagaaagtttcattttcccctcagaattatcaaaaaaacctAATGTTTGTCAAACAAGtgaaaagtgctgttttttttgtcaaaattgccaaacaggtCTTGTTgagtaatctttttttttccaaaatgtctcATAAAAGTCGTgttatttgctaaaattgccaaaaagtcattttttctgATGTTAAttaagttgtgatttttttcttcaaaattatgcTGCTTTGGCTTGTTTTATTTCCACAATCAACTTTTGTAATTTTAGtcttttttcccccatttttttctagttctgaAAGTGGAATAATTTTgacttcgaaaaatttcgatttgaataaatttgaagcCTTGTTTTCGCTTAATTGACCCTTTCTCCTATTTGAGTGTAGTTGATATTTAAAGGAtctttgtattaaaaaaatagaaaatattcatCATGACAGTCTGATAAGAAGTGACACAGTTTATCGGATTTAGAATAATAATGTTGCACAATTTAAATGATGCAAAAACAGCTTCACATTACGCTAgtgtaggtaactaggtactcggaacttttttgaaaatattatccCAAATGGGAGTCaagatttaagcctgatgatgaacacttgatgtttgaaaagctttgcactaataaatagcaAAAACTGAGAAGCGagagttattttttcataacCAAATGGGAGTGCTTATAGATTTTTATCACTATATACCTACCGAGAATcaaatgagaaatttaattGAGCTGTTATTTTAGCAAGCTTTGAGTATAAATATACTGATGATATAATTGTAAATATAACAGATGATATCATTATATTTAACACAAAGGTTTTGAGTGGGTTGGGTTTTCCTTTCTTTCGAAAGCTGTTGGCGAATTTCGACgtatttttgatacctattatAAAACGAATAATTTCGTAATTATTTAATATCATTCTTTATTGTATTCAATTATAGTAAAAATGGGTTTCCAGAATATTTGGTATTCGCATCCAGGAAAATACGGCCAAGGATCTCGATCTTGGTAagttgattttggaattttcacaataggtgttgatgattttttatcagACTTCTTTCCACGTAGAATATTTAGCTTTTCATCTAATTTCATGTGATGTTCCACGTATGTATTATGGGTTAATTTAATGGTATTATATTATATCGTGTAATGTGTATTACAGTCGAGCTTGCGGCAACAAACACGGTATTATCAGAAAGTATGGATTGGACCTCTGCCGACAGTGTTTCAGAGAGTATTCTAGCGATATCGGCTTCAAGAAGGTATTATTTCTCagattaattaatttattcgtcCTGTTGAATGATAGATTACTTATTATTGTGTGATTTAGAATGCTCATATTTTAAGTGAAAGTGTTTCGAGTACCTACTAGAGTATTTTTCGTTTGATAAGTAACGAAGATTGAGTTTTTGAGCAAATGGTTCTCTGTGCTTATTGTGCCATGATGCCAGTGGAACTCGTAACTCGTTTCTTGGTTAATTTTATGTACTGGAAAATCATTCATTGTTACACACTATCATGCCTGCACGGGTAACGTGACATTTATCATCTATACTGGGGTAACACTGTCTAATACGAGCTCGTAGATGGGCGAGATGCACATATACGAGCGAGCCAAACGTCGAGTCCTGTTTTCTCTTCCGGAGAGGTTACATGGCTACGGGTTAATGTTGTTTTCGCTTATTTCTTACCAGGGTTAATATAGTTGTACTACGTTTTGTTATTTGAGTCGTTCGTATGCGGAGTGCGTTTACATATGATCTTTGTGTTAATTTTGTTGTCGTACGTGTAAATTGTTATCTAATTACGGACTGATTCGCGTTGTTATTTAGTTTCGGTAAAAAGGTTAATAGAGTTGTCATTCGGGTTAATATAGTTTTCATATTTAATAGGGTTAATTTAGTTTGTGTATACCTTCAATGATTGACATGATAATCACATTGTATACATCAGGTATTATAAATATATTTTGTAGTACTTGCCAATTGTCTTAATTATTTCTAGTGTGCTATACTGGTATAGGTAAGACAATTGGAGTTAACGGACGAGATTAGAGAGTGATTTTGGCTAGTTAGGCTATACTCTGAGATACGGGAGTTGTGCAGTGCAATAAGTATTCCTCGGAGTATTTATTATACTTTGACCAAGTACGTAACGTACGGGAAGTATAATTACAGGCCAAAAACTATACCGTACCTTACGTTACATTTGGCGCCTAACGTCTCTACAGATCTCAGGTGTAAATCTAGAATTTACACCAAGGATTATAGCTTAGAGAGACAACTTGAGCTTTTAGGCTAACAAGTTGTCATAAACCAAAATAGCCCAATAATCTAGACTGTAAACGATTTAGTTAAGTTAGATTATTTAGACATAAAAGGATTACTACATACGCTGATTAGAAATCAACGTAGACAAGT is from Planococcus citri chromosome 1, ihPlaCitr1.1, whole genome shotgun sequence and encodes:
- the LOC135837608 gene encoding uncharacterized protein LOC135837608, yielding MEILCFDASGSTGFTYSDFENQYWNTIEDLSKSNQFDALLSWSNDCRRVSNVLESRASGGTNPTSFIDYILREFNKDFIEEKFGSDAGLVLQVTTDGQINDYQIKDCADYLRKPNFPRLKKITIHYIGPESSMNFGLNAIFGSVADLSFTINDIHAAKPVPSAEELENYEDIFSSEFLSFLCSRVTDLKSSNFEAFDRLRRTLIARLDKQHSNLNKPISPKEYFDQKDAAGLENAIKEKLFATDHTEFQNWKNKILSCFDKVSNISLADCRARGDLNSTVLTEPDVVDDYESEDVLVEDSITFVNINEGKVCILLKFDQPALFEPDSKYVRNPLLVFQDEDIRSKLIKRFELHPLSISTVKQLVKGNTIVSPFTRDICRAFILGPANTNEINFNSAALISLFKSEKQDKIYGDKALWQLVILYLLKTHIDSTVKRNESVTWPRDELLPLVNVILREFILNEKLLYHLTLHIKIQLPVARVPLYVTLWYIIAVAPNFCANNSRNILRYPGASILLNLFEDANLTDVIPLDEESRIKLHFRMKLWKLWSDILGRKNDIDLELTFRAAYQNYCIVQNKIVLLSGARPDELPPPEIVSGIPAAIVQNMWTSLSHQSKRTDAINENVDSLKPPKIIFAPHHDDGESEEVYHMRIDPNTLRCTEICPVTGKPSMECAGPFDFRSESYARIFSLFCERYERYPESSDELVILHNRKRAIHNVSSAFIVNYMKHVFEIYQPIAKSMTCEEFNAKYKQYGDLVSKERYKK
- the LOC135837705 gene encoding small ribosomal subunit protein uS14-like isoform X2; protein product: MGFQNIWYSHPGKYGQGSRSCRACGNKHGIIRKYGLDLCRQCFREYSSDIGFKKLD